A stretch of the Pseudomonas sp. ACM7 genome encodes the following:
- the blsG gene encoding arginine 2,3-aminomutase: MIIAKDTLSKQDLLSSDQWGDHKFQMKNAIRTKAQLEAWVTLSDTELKGIEQTESQYKWMITPYYASLMDETNENCPIRLQSIPHPKEVDESNQQEDVDPVGDMVYMKTRRVVHKYPNRVIFLVSDTCPVYCRHCTRKFHTTDKSGSYYNKELPDSYDQDIEYIANNKNISDVLLAGGDPLILSDKLLHSIISRLNAIPHVDFVRIGSRYPVFLPQRITDDFCKMLSEFKSIWFSTHFNHPVEVTPEALSAIDKLLSHGIPVQNQTVLLRGVNDDVETLRTLNRMLVKGRVRPYYLYHADNVQGVSHFRTSIEKGLEIMEQLHGYETGFSVPQYVYTTKLGKIPLNNQYFYKLGSKNFVLGYDHKTLEIP, from the coding sequence ATGATTATTGCAAAGGATACTTTGAGTAAACAGGATTTACTGTCTTCCGACCAATGGGGCGACCACAAATTTCAAATGAAGAATGCCATTCGCACCAAGGCTCAGCTGGAAGCCTGGGTAACTCTCAGTGATACAGAATTGAAGGGCATTGAGCAAACAGAGAGCCAGTATAAGTGGATGATTACTCCATATTATGCATCACTGATGGACGAGACCAATGAGAATTGTCCGATTCGGCTGCAAAGCATACCCCACCCGAAAGAAGTTGATGAGAGTAATCAGCAGGAGGATGTAGACCCGGTGGGTGATATGGTTTATATGAAAACCAGACGCGTCGTACATAAGTATCCAAACCGAGTCATATTCCTAGTGTCGGATACTTGCCCAGTTTATTGCAGACACTGCACTAGAAAGTTTCACACAACTGATAAGTCAGGCAGTTATTACAACAAAGAGCTTCCCGACTCATATGATCAAGACATAGAGTACATCGCAAACAACAAAAACATCAGCGACGTATTACTTGCTGGAGGCGACCCGCTAATTCTTTCCGATAAGCTTTTGCATAGCATTATCTCTAGGCTCAATGCGATCCCCCACGTAGATTTTGTACGCATTGGCTCACGGTACCCGGTTTTTCTTCCGCAGCGGATAACAGATGATTTTTGTAAGATGTTGTCCGAATTCAAATCAATCTGGTTTAGCACCCATTTCAATCATCCCGTGGAAGTGACTCCTGAGGCCTTAAGCGCGATAGATAAACTTCTTTCCCACGGTATACCGGTGCAAAACCAGACAGTGCTGTTGCGTGGTGTGAACGACGACGTCGAAACACTTAGAACGTTGAACCGGATGCTGGTGAAAGGCAGGGTAAGGCCTTATTACCTATACCACGCGGACAATGTTCAAGGCGTGTCGCACTTTAGGACGTCGATAGAAAAGGGCCTTGAGATTATGGAGCAGCTGCACGGTTATGAAACTGGTTTCAGCGTCCCGCAGTATGTTTACACCACTAAACTTGGGAAGATCCCTTTGAATAACCAGTACTTCTATAAACTTGGCTCTAAGAATTTTGTGCTTGGCTATGATCATAAAACGCTTGAAATCCCTTGA